The following proteins come from a genomic window of Nostoc sp. ATCC 53789:
- a CDS encoding sodium:solute symporter family protein — protein MSVEIWTIVLVGLSFVAYIYIGWQSRVENSKDFFIAGQGIPSIANGAATAADWMSAASFISMAGLISFLGYDGSIYLMGWTGGYVLLALLLAPYLRKFGKYTVPDFVGDRYYSNIARLVAVVAAIFVSLTYVAGQMRGVGIVFSRFLQVDINTGVIIGMVIVGFFSVLGGMKGITWTQVAQYCVLIFAYLIPAIAIAWFLTGNPVPQLAFTFSDIADKLNKIQVDLGFKQYTEPFVNKSMLDVLFTTIALMVGTAGLPHIIVRFYTVKSVRAARYSAGWALLFIAILYTTAPALSMFARYNLIDSLHNHTVAEVQQLDWAAKWEKTKLLAFDDINKDGRLQLTPNKDTNEIKIDRDIIVLSTPEIANLPPWVIGLVAAGGLAAALSTASGLLLVISSSIAHDIYYRIIDSSASEQKRVFVGRIMVGFSLVLAGYFGVNPPGFVSEVVAFAFGLAAASFFPVIFLGIFDKRTNSEGAIAGMLTGLLFTIIYIVGVKFGGMQPWFFGVSPEGIGTLGMLINFAVTLVVSRLTPPPPAEIQAMVEDLRSPLIEESLVEE, from the coding sequence GTGTCAGTTGAAATTTGGACTATTGTATTAGTTGGGCTTTCTTTCGTCGCCTACATTTATATTGGTTGGCAATCACGAGTCGAAAATAGTAAAGACTTTTTTATAGCAGGTCAAGGGATACCTTCAATTGCTAATGGTGCGGCTACCGCGGCCGACTGGATGTCAGCAGCCTCCTTTATTTCAATGGCGGGGCTGATTTCTTTTTTGGGTTACGACGGTTCTATTTATTTAATGGGGTGGACTGGCGGCTATGTACTGCTAGCATTATTACTGGCTCCCTACCTACGGAAATTTGGGAAGTATACAGTGCCAGATTTTGTAGGCGATCGCTACTACTCTAATATCGCCCGTTTAGTGGCAGTAGTTGCAGCCATTTTCGTCTCCCTCACCTACGTTGCTGGACAAATGCGGGGCGTGGGCATTGTTTTTAGCCGCTTCCTACAAGTAGATATCAATACAGGCGTAATCATCGGGATGGTGATCGTCGGCTTTTTCTCTGTGTTGGGAGGGATGAAAGGTATTACCTGGACGCAAGTAGCACAGTACTGTGTGTTGATTTTTGCTTACCTGATTCCAGCGATCGCGATCGCCTGGTTTCTCACTGGTAATCCTGTTCCTCAGCTAGCATTTACCTTCAGTGATATTGCTGACAAACTCAATAAAATCCAGGTTGACCTGGGGTTTAAGCAGTATACTGAGCCATTTGTGAACAAGTCGATGCTAGATGTGCTGTTCACAACCATTGCCTTGATGGTAGGCACTGCTGGTCTACCCCATATCATTGTCCGGTTTTACACAGTAAAAAGTGTACGTGCAGCTCGCTATTCTGCTGGTTGGGCACTACTATTTATTGCCATTCTTTATACAACGGCTCCAGCCCTCTCGATGTTTGCCCGCTACAACTTGATTGATTCCCTGCATAATCATACTGTTGCAGAAGTGCAGCAGCTAGACTGGGCGGCCAAGTGGGAAAAAACTAAACTGTTAGCTTTTGATGACATAAATAAAGATGGCCGTCTCCAGTTAACACCAAATAAAGACACCAATGAAATCAAGATTGACCGAGATATCATTGTGCTTTCCACCCCAGAGATAGCTAACCTACCTCCGTGGGTGATTGGGTTGGTAGCGGCTGGCGGTTTGGCAGCTGCCTTGTCTACGGCATCAGGTTTGTTGCTGGTAATTTCCAGTTCTATCGCCCACGATATTTACTACCGGATCATAGATTCATCAGCCTCAGAACAAAAACGGGTGTTTGTCGGGCGGATTATGGTGGGTTTTTCCCTCGTCCTCGCCGGATATTTTGGGGTGAATCCGCCGGGATTTGTGAGTGAGGTGGTAGCTTTTGCCTTTGGTTTAGCTGCTGCTAGTTTCTTCCCGGTGATTTTTCTGGGGATTTTCGACAAGCGTACCAATTCTGAAGGTGCGATCGCTGGGATGTTGACGGGTTTACTGTTTACGATAATCTACATTGTCGGCGTTAAGTTTGGGGGTATGCAACCCTGGTTTTTTGGGGTTTCTCCCGAAGGAATTGGTACTTTGGGTATGCTAATTAACTTTGCTGTCACCCTAGTAGTTTCACGCCTAACACCACCACCTCCAGCAGAAATTCAAGCAATGGTAGAAGACCTCCGCAGCCCATTGATTGAAGAATCATTGGTTGAAGAATAA
- a CDS encoding branched-chain amino acid ABC transporter permease, translating to MLTGFLEAVFNGISIGAVLLIAALGLAIIFGLMGVINMAHGELMMFGAYTTFVVQNVCKQLGGMWFEVYIFLALIIAFLFTAAVGLILEKGVIRYLYGRPLETLLATWGVSLIFQQFVRSVNWVLVIGLGLFSLLFFGGLWILNSRTDLGRVRNWIVAVIFLLSLGVTITTGNLLSQTYQLAVTQPWFGAQNVDVTAPTWLQAGISLGGVQFPFARLFIIALTIICVSGIYLFLQHSSWGLRIRAVTQNRSMSACLGIPTQKVDAITFALGSGLAGVAGCAISLLGSVGPNTGQNYIIDTFMVVVVGGVGNLAGTIVAALGIGTANFLIGSGTLALLFTPVKPLADLFTFFATTSMAKVMVFALIIVFLQWKPGGIFPQKGRTVDV from the coding sequence GTGTTAACAGGATTTTTAGAAGCTGTATTTAATGGCATTAGTATTGGTGCTGTATTATTAATTGCCGCATTAGGATTAGCAATTATTTTCGGATTGATGGGTGTCATCAATATGGCACATGGGGAGTTGATGATGTTTGGGGCTTATACAACATTTGTTGTGCAAAATGTTTGTAAGCAATTGGGTGGAATGTGGTTTGAAGTCTATATATTTTTGGCTTTGATTATCGCTTTTCTTTTCACGGCTGCTGTGGGATTAATTCTAGAAAAAGGCGTGATTCGTTATCTCTATGGAAGACCTCTAGAAACTCTGTTGGCAACTTGGGGAGTAAGTTTAATTTTTCAACAGTTTGTTCGCAGCGTGAATTGGGTATTAGTAATTGGTCTAGGCTTATTTTCTCTGCTGTTTTTTGGAGGTTTATGGATTTTAAATTCTCGCACTGATTTGGGAAGGGTTCGTAACTGGATTGTGGCGGTAATATTTTTACTATCGCTGGGAGTGACAATCACAACAGGCAATTTATTGAGTCAAACTTATCAGCTAGCAGTGACTCAACCTTGGTTTGGCGCTCAAAATGTGGATGTAACAGCACCTACTTGGTTACAAGCGGGGATATCTTTGGGTGGTGTGCAATTTCCCTTTGCTAGGTTATTTATCATTGCTTTAACAATAATCTGTGTGTCGGGAATTTATTTATTTTTACAGCATTCTAGCTGGGGTTTAAGAATTCGGGCTGTGACGCAAAATCGGAGTATGAGTGCTTGTTTGGGTATCCCAACTCAAAAGGTGGATGCAATTACTTTTGCACTGGGTTCTGGTTTAGCTGGTGTAGCCGGATGTGCGATTAGTTTACTCGGTTCTGTAGGGCCAAATACGGGACAAAACTATATTATTGATACTTTTATGGTTGTTGTCGTTGGGGGTGTGGGTAATTTAGCCGGGACGATTGTGGCTGCTTTGGGTATTGGTACGGCTAATTTTTTAATTGGTTCTGGGACTTTGGCTTTGTTGTTTACTCCTGTTAAACCTTTGGCTGATTTGTTTACTTTTTTTGCGACGACGAGTATGGCTAAGGTGATGGTGTTTGCGCTGATTATTGTGTTTTTACAGTGGAAGCCTGGGGGGATTTTTCCGCAGAAGGGACGTACTGTTGATGTTTAA
- a CDS encoding Uma2 family endonuclease, with translation MTQTLPKLVTFEQFIEWYPSNGARYELHKGVIVEMPPPTGEHENVVGFLAAQITFQFLQIGLPFRIPKTAFVKIQSNNSTYSPDILLLNHDNLVNEPLWSKQSTVIQAASIPLAVEIVSTNWRDDYYDKFRDYEEMGIPEYWIVDYAAIGGKRFTGNPKQKTITICELVDGDYQMTVFRGNNFIASPLFPQLNLTAQQIFDSAL, from the coding sequence ATGACTCAAACCCTACCCAAGTTAGTAACCTTTGAACAATTTATTGAGTGGTACCCCTCAAATGGGGCGCGATATGAACTACATAAAGGAGTCATTGTAGAAATGCCACCCCCAACTGGTGAACACGAAAATGTTGTTGGATTTTTGGCGGCACAGATAACCTTCCAGTTTTTGCAAATAGGACTTCCGTTTCGTATCCCCAAAACTGCTTTTGTCAAAATTCAGAGCAATAACTCAACCTATTCTCCTGATATTTTGCTATTAAATCATGACAACCTCGTGAATGAACCTCTGTGGAGTAAGCAATCGACCGTTATTCAAGCTGCATCTATCCCATTAGCTGTTGAAATTGTTAGCACCAACTGGCGAGACGACTACTATGACAAGTTCAGGGATTATGAAGAGATGGGGATTCCTGAGTATTGGATTGTAGACTATGCTGCAATCGGTGGCAAAAGATTTACTGGTAATCCTAAACAAAAAACTATTACAATTTGCGAATTAGTTGACGGAGATTATCAAATGACTGTGTTTAGAGGAAATAATTTTATTGCATCGCCTTTATTCCCCCAACTCAACTTGACAGCACAACAAATTTTTGATTCTGCTTTGTAA
- a CDS encoding VTT domain-containing protein, producing MHLNLPDLITKIGYFGVWAIIFAESGLLIGFFLPGDSLLFTAGFLASLPKSGFNIWVLIFGAFVCAVLGDNIGYATGHKFGRKLFQKEDSWLFHKKHLVKTQDFYHKHGKKTLVLARFTPIIRTFAPIVAGLGAMHYRTFMSYNLIGGFLWTFGITLLGFFLGKSLPPEQVDKYLLPIIGLIIVVSLVPSMIHVIQENRANKS from the coding sequence ATGCATTTAAATTTACCAGACCTAATTACAAAAATTGGCTACTTTGGAGTATGGGCAATTATCTTTGCTGAATCTGGCTTGCTAATTGGTTTTTTTCTGCCAGGAGATAGTTTGCTATTTACTGCTGGATTTCTCGCATCTCTTCCAAAATCAGGGTTTAATATTTGGGTTCTGATTTTTGGTGCTTTTGTTTGTGCAGTCCTTGGTGATAATATTGGCTACGCTACAGGACATAAATTTGGCAGAAAATTATTTCAGAAAGAAGATTCATGGTTGTTTCATAAAAAACACTTGGTAAAAACCCAGGATTTTTATCATAAACATGGCAAAAAAACACTAGTTTTGGCCAGGTTTACACCAATAATTCGCACTTTTGCGCCGATTGTGGCTGGACTTGGTGCGATGCATTACCGAACATTTATGTCTTACAACTTAATTGGTGGCTTTCTTTGGACATTTGGCATTACCCTATTAGGATTTTTCTTAGGAAAGTCTCTGCCACCTGAACAAGTAGATAAATATTTATTACCAATTATTGGATTAATTATAGTTGTTTCTTTAGTGCCATCAATGATTCATGTAATACAAGAAAATCGAGCAAATAAAAGTTAA
- the urtE gene encoding urea ABC transporter ATP-binding subunit UrtE, with protein MLKISDLNVYYGESHILRNVDLSVPSGQMVCLIGRNGVGKTTLLKTIMGLLKPRSGTINLAEELINSKSPDQRAKLGIGYVPQGREIIPRLTVKENLLLGLEARRKPVKKAEIPEEVFSLFPVLKTMLSRMGGDLSGGQQQQLAIARALMGEPQLLVLDEPTEGIQPSIILEIEAAVRRIVETTGISVLLVEQHLHFVRQADYYYAMQKGGIVASGSTAELSQDVIQRFLAV; from the coding sequence ATGCTAAAAATCTCTGACCTCAACGTTTACTACGGCGAAAGCCACATTCTCCGCAATGTAGATTTAAGCGTACCATCCGGGCAAATGGTCTGCCTAATCGGACGTAATGGCGTAGGTAAAACCACCCTACTCAAAACAATCATGGGTTTACTCAAACCCCGTAGCGGTACTATTAACTTAGCTGAAGAATTAATCAACTCGAAATCTCCCGACCAAAGGGCAAAGTTGGGAATTGGTTATGTTCCCCAAGGGCGAGAGATTATCCCCCGTTTGACAGTCAAAGAAAATCTGCTGTTGGGGTTGGAAGCTAGACGCAAACCAGTAAAAAAAGCAGAAATTCCAGAGGAAGTTTTTAGCTTATTTCCGGTGTTAAAAACTATGCTTTCGCGGATGGGTGGTGATTTGAGTGGGGGACAACAGCAACAATTAGCGATCGCACGTGCTTTAATGGGAGAACCTCAATTACTCGTCTTGGATGAACCCACTGAAGGCATTCAACCCTCCATCATCCTCGAAATTGAAGCAGCAGTCCGTCGCATTGTCGAAACCACAGGCATTTCAGTTTTATTGGTAGAGCAACACTTACACTTTGTCCGTCAAGCTGATTATTATTACGCTATGCAAAAAGGCGGTATTGTCGCCTCCGGTTCCACAGCCGAACTTAGCCAAGATGTGATTCAACGCTTCTTAGCTGTTTAA
- the urtC gene encoding urea ABC transporter permease subunit UrtC, with translation MKKRGGGLLIEVGVVVAIALFLIIVMPVLLSEFRLNLLGRFLSLAIVALGIDLIWGYTGLLSLGHGIFFGLGGYAIAMYLKLQVPTGELPDFMGLYGVTELPAFWQPFYSFPLTIALVVLIPGLLAGLLGYLVFRNRLKGVYFSILTQAGTIVFFNFFNGQQQFFNGTNGLIDFTTLFGATVSDAKTQFVFYTLTVIFLAITYGICRWLTTGRFGRLLIAIRDDESRVRFSGYDPTDFKVLVFAVSGAIAGIAGAFYTIQSGSVSPRAMDIAFSIEMVIWVAVGGRATLIGAIVGTLLVNYARTFLSEQFAEIWLFFQGALFLIVVTVLPDGIVGWLRSQNISLFHRRQEIATYPTLEEDPEVQHERENIGN, from the coding sequence ATGAAGAAGAGGGGAGGAGGGTTATTAATTGAGGTAGGGGTGGTGGTTGCGATCGCACTCTTCCTTATAATTGTTATGCCAGTGCTGCTTTCAGAGTTTCGCCTGAATTTGTTGGGGCGATTTTTGTCACTGGCGATTGTGGCTTTGGGTATCGATTTGATTTGGGGGTATACTGGTTTACTAAGTTTGGGACATGGTATCTTCTTTGGTTTGGGTGGATATGCGATCGCAATGTACCTGAAACTCCAAGTCCCGACTGGTGAATTACCTGATTTTATGGGGCTTTATGGGGTTACGGAACTTCCCGCCTTTTGGCAACCTTTTTATTCTTTTCCTTTGACAATAGCTTTGGTGGTACTAATTCCAGGGTTATTGGCGGGATTATTGGGATATTTGGTTTTCCGTAATCGCCTCAAGGGTGTTTATTTTTCCATCTTGACTCAAGCAGGAACTATTGTATTTTTCAACTTCTTTAATGGTCAGCAACAATTTTTCAACGGTACGAACGGACTGATAGATTTTACAACCTTGTTTGGGGCAACGGTCAGCGATGCCAAGACGCAGTTTGTTTTCTACACGCTGACGGTAATATTTCTCGCAATCACCTACGGTATTTGTCGCTGGTTGACAACTGGACGCTTTGGGAGGTTATTGATAGCGATTCGTGATGATGAAAGTCGGGTAAGATTTTCTGGCTATGACCCTACAGATTTTAAAGTGCTGGTGTTTGCAGTTTCAGGTGCGATCGCAGGCATAGCAGGAGCATTTTACACTATTCAAAGTGGTTCAGTCTCACCCAGAGCAATGGATATTGCCTTTTCGATTGAAATGGTGATTTGGGTAGCTGTAGGCGGACGCGCTACTTTAATTGGCGCAATTGTCGGAACTTTGTTAGTAAATTATGCCCGCACTTTTTTAAGCGAACAATTTGCCGAAATCTGGCTATTTTTCCAAGGCGCATTATTTTTGATAGTTGTCACAGTCCTTCCTGACGGTATCGTGGGATGGTTGCGTAGCCAGAATATTTCTCTTTTCCACCGCCGTCAAGAAATTGCTACATATCCCACCTTGGAAGAAGATCCGGAAGTGCAACATGAACGCGAAAATATTGGAAACTGA
- a CDS encoding ABC transporter permease, with the protein MQRYLKVLRLFWGAAIASELEYRVNFFVATLTSLGNLAGSLFGLFLFYRTGYTFSGWSWEAALVVLGIFTLLQGFSATFLVSNLNRIVRHVQEGTLDFILLKPIRSQFWLSTHTLSPWGLPDLIFGSIIIGYAGKRLGVGINGYLLGVLPLLFSFVILYSLWFMLGSMSIWFVKIYNVTEVLRGLLEAGRYPIAAYPTAYRFFFTFVMPVAFLTTVPAQALLGRSEISWLIGAAILAVALFFASTWFWRFALRFYTSASS; encoded by the coding sequence ATGCAAAGATATTTGAAAGTACTAAGACTATTTTGGGGTGCTGCGATCGCATCTGAGTTAGAGTATCGCGTTAATTTTTTCGTCGCTACCCTTACCAGCTTGGGAAATCTTGCGGGTAGCCTCTTTGGATTATTCTTGTTTTACCGCACTGGTTATACTTTTAGTGGCTGGTCATGGGAAGCAGCTTTAGTAGTTTTAGGAATTTTTACTTTACTACAAGGATTTTCTGCGACTTTTCTAGTGTCTAACTTGAACCGCATTGTCCGTCATGTTCAAGAAGGCACTTTGGACTTTATATTATTAAAACCTATTCGCAGCCAGTTTTGGCTTTCGACTCATACCCTCTCCCCTTGGGGACTGCCGGATCTAATTTTTGGTAGTATTATCATTGGCTATGCAGGTAAACGCCTTGGTGTAGGGATAAACGGCTATCTACTTGGTGTGCTGCCGTTATTGTTCAGCTTTGTAATTTTATACAGCCTGTGGTTTATGCTGGGTTCAATGAGTATTTGGTTTGTCAAAATATACAACGTTACTGAAGTGTTGCGTGGTTTATTGGAAGCTGGACGATATCCCATTGCAGCATATCCTACTGCTTACCGTTTTTTCTTCACTTTTGTGATGCCAGTAGCTTTTTTAACCACTGTACCAGCCCAAGCGCTGTTGGGTCGGAGTGAAATTAGCTGGTTGATAGGTGCAGCAATCTTAGCAGTAGCCTTGTTTTTCGCTTCTACTTGGTTTTGGCGGTTTGCGTTGCGGTTTTATACTAGTGCTTCGAGCTAG
- a CDS encoding DUF4212 domain-containing protein, with protein sequence MDEDQRRSYWRANTALIRNLLIVWALVSLVFSILLVQPLNAIRFFGVPFGFWMAQQGSILVFVALIFIYAFQMDKLDRKYNLSKQDHKYNIRK encoded by the coding sequence ATGGATGAAGATCAGCGCCGTTCTTATTGGCGTGCTAATACTGCTTTAATTCGTAATCTTTTAATTGTCTGGGCATTGGTTTCCCTAGTTTTTAGTATTTTGTTGGTTCAACCTTTGAATGCAATACGGTTTTTTGGCGTACCCTTTGGCTTTTGGATGGCTCAACAAGGGTCAATCCTGGTATTTGTGGCCTTGATTTTCATTTATGCCTTCCAAATGGATAAGCTAGACCGCAAATACAATCTCAGCAAGCAAGACCATAAATACAATATTAGGAAGTGA
- the urtD gene encoding urea ABC transporter ATP-binding protein UrtD yields MNAKILETENVTVSFDGFKALNQLNFSMDVGELRVVIGPNGAGKTTFLDVITGKVQPTLGRVLFKGRNLRSLPEYKIARLGIGRKFQTPRIYLNLTPRENLEITINKKKNVFSTLFEHSNAVEKNNIKGLLETIGLTPKADIRAGLLSHGEKQRLEIGMLVAQSPDLLLVDEPVAGLTDEETYNIGELLLALAQSHSILVIEHDMEFVRQIAKKVTVLHEGSVLCEGNFEEVQNDSRVIEVYLGKQEE; encoded by the coding sequence ATGAACGCGAAAATATTGGAAACTGAAAACGTAACTGTTAGTTTTGACGGTTTTAAAGCTTTAAATCAGCTTAACTTTAGTATGGATGTGGGTGAATTACGAGTAGTAATTGGCCCCAATGGTGCGGGAAAGACAACGTTTCTGGATGTGATTACCGGGAAAGTGCAACCAACTCTTGGGCGAGTTTTATTTAAAGGAAGAAACCTGCGTTCTTTACCTGAATATAAAATTGCGCGATTGGGAATTGGACGCAAGTTCCAAACACCTCGAATTTACTTAAATTTAACGCCCCGTGAAAATTTAGAAATTACCATCAACAAGAAGAAAAATGTCTTTTCTACATTGTTTGAACATTCTAATGCTGTTGAAAAGAATAATATTAAAGGATTATTAGAAACCATCGGCTTAACGCCGAAGGCAGATATTAGAGCAGGTTTACTTTCCCACGGAGAAAAGCAACGTCTAGAAATTGGGATGTTAGTGGCACAATCACCTGATTTATTACTTGTTGATGAACCCGTTGCTGGTTTAACGGATGAAGAAACATACAACATTGGTGAATTACTTCTAGCATTAGCACAAAGTCATTCCATTTTAGTAATTGAACACGATATGGAATTTGTGCGTCAAATTGCCAAGAAAGTAACAGTGTTACATGAAGGTTCGGTGCTGTGTGAAGGGAATTTTGAGGAAGTGCAAAATGACTCTCGTGTAATTGAAGTGTATTTGGGAAAACAGGAAGAATGA
- the urtA gene encoding urea ABC transporter substrate-binding protein — MRREFNRRKFLIYGSLTFGSSFFLKACANNPPSATETVASPTASPAAATGGNTIKVGILHSLSGTMSISEKSVVDAEKLAIKEINAAGGVLGKQIEAITEDGASNWDTFREKATKLIDQDKVSVVFGCWTSASRKNVKPVFESKNHMLWYPVQYEGQECSKNIFYTGAAPNQQIEPSVDWLLKNKGKEFFLVGSDYVFPRTANTIIKAQLEALGGKTVGEDYLPLGNTEVTPIITKIKQNLPNGGVIYNTLNGDSNVAFFKQLKGAGLTPDKYPSMSVSIAEEEVKAIGVEYLKGHYAAWNYFQTVDTPANKKFVAAFKKEYGEDRVTNDPMEASYIAVYLWKQAVEKAGTTDLEKVRTAAYGQTLDAPEGKVTMDANHHISKIVRIGQVRQDGLFDIVYATPAPVEPVPWNQFVKETKGFACDWTDPAKGGKYKKV, encoded by the coding sequence ATGAGAAGAGAATTTAACAGACGTAAGTTTTTGATCTACGGTTCTTTAACTTTCGGAAGCAGCTTTTTTCTAAAAGCTTGTGCGAATAATCCCCCAAGCGCTACAGAGACAGTCGCATCTCCTACTGCTTCACCAGCTGCTGCTACTGGTGGTAACACCATCAAAGTAGGTATTTTGCACTCTCTGAGTGGTACGATGTCCATCAGTGAAAAAAGTGTTGTTGATGCTGAAAAATTAGCAATTAAAGAAATTAATGCTGCTGGTGGTGTCTTAGGCAAACAAATTGAAGCAATTACCGAAGATGGTGCTTCTAACTGGGATACTTTTAGAGAAAAGGCAACTAAGCTAATTGATCAAGATAAAGTTTCTGTAGTTTTTGGTTGTTGGACTTCTGCTAGTCGTAAAAATGTCAAACCAGTATTCGAGAGCAAAAATCACATGCTCTGGTATCCTGTGCAGTATGAAGGACAAGAGTGTTCTAAAAATATTTTCTATACTGGTGCAGCACCAAATCAACAAATCGAGCCATCTGTTGATTGGTTGTTGAAAAATAAGGGTAAAGAATTCTTTTTGGTTGGCTCTGACTACGTTTTTCCCCGCACTGCTAACACAATTATTAAAGCCCAATTAGAAGCTTTAGGCGGAAAAACAGTTGGTGAAGATTATTTACCTCTTGGCAATACAGAAGTTACGCCTATCATTACGAAAATAAAACAAAATTTGCCCAATGGTGGCGTGATTTATAACACTCTAAATGGTGATAGTAATGTCGCTTTCTTCAAACAATTAAAAGGGGCTGGATTGACACCAGATAAATATCCCTCTATGTCTGTAAGTATTGCCGAAGAAGAAGTCAAAGCAATTGGTGTAGAGTATCTCAAAGGTCATTACGCTGCGTGGAATTATTTTCAAACAGTAGATACACCTGCTAACAAAAAGTTTGTTGCCGCTTTCAAGAAAGAGTATGGTGAAGATCGCGTGACAAATGATCCAATGGAAGCATCATATATTGCAGTTTATTTGTGGAAGCAAGCAGTAGAAAAAGCTGGGACTACTGATTTAGAGAAAGTGCGAACTGCGGCTTATGGGCAAACTCTAGATGCGCCTGAAGGTAAAGTGACAATGGATGCCAATCATCACATCTCCAAAATTGTGCGGATTGGTCAAGTTAGACAAGATGGTTTGTTTGATATTGTCTATGCTACTCCTGCACCAGTTGAGCCAGTTCCTTGGAATCAATTTGTAAAAGAGACTAAAGGGTTTGCTTGTGATTGGACTGACCCAGCGAAGGGTGGTAAGTACAAGAAAGTTTAA
- a CDS encoding cytochrome P450 produces the protein MKTNQIPPGSFGLPVLGETLSFVFDRDFAKKRYRQYGPIFKTHLLGRPTVVMAGPEALEFVLSSHIENFSWREGWPDNFKTLLGESLFLQDGEEHRRNRRLMMPALHGPALANYFSTMEDITRSYLQKWEKKQEFTWFQEFKQLTFDIASQLLLGTRAGPECVRLSQLFTTLTNGLFAINPLPLPFTTFGKAIAARNQILEHLTQVVRERQQNPTKDTISLLIKAKDEDGNSLSEKEIIAQAVLLLFAGHETTTSMLTWFCTELARHPEVLEKARVEQLQLASQADLDLEQLGKMPYLEQVLWEVERLHQPVGGGFRGVIKDFELNGYHVPTGWQLYYSIGVTHQIEEIYSEPELFDPDRFSPQRQEHKKYPFSLVGFGGGPRICIGIAFAKMEMKIVAAHLLRSYHWEILPNQSLEVVAIPTNRPKDGLRVRFQPR, from the coding sequence ATGAAAACTAATCAAATTCCTCCTGGAAGCTTTGGTTTGCCTGTATTAGGTGAAACACTCTCCTTTGTTTTCGACCGCGATTTTGCCAAAAAGCGCTATCGCCAGTATGGGCCCATCTTCAAAACCCATCTTCTTGGCAGACCTACTGTAGTAATGGCAGGGCCGGAGGCATTAGAGTTCGTTTTGTCAAGCCATATCGAGAATTTTTCTTGGCGTGAGGGATGGCCTGATAATTTCAAGACATTACTGGGTGAATCGCTTTTTCTCCAAGATGGAGAGGAACACCGCAGAAACCGCCGCTTGATGATGCCGGCGTTGCACGGACCAGCATTGGCGAATTATTTCTCCACAATGGAAGATATTACACGTAGTTATCTCCAAAAGTGGGAGAAAAAACAGGAGTTTACTTGGTTCCAAGAGTTTAAACAGCTGACATTTGATATTGCGAGTCAATTATTGTTAGGTACGCGTGCTGGGCCGGAATGTGTACGCCTTAGTCAGTTATTTACAACTTTGACGAATGGGCTGTTTGCTATTAATCCGTTGCCTCTACCATTTACTACATTTGGTAAAGCTATAGCCGCTCGTAATCAGATTTTAGAGCATCTCACTCAAGTTGTCAGAGAACGTCAGCAAAACCCAACTAAAGATACCATTAGCCTGTTAATCAAAGCTAAGGATGAAGACGGTAACAGCCTAAGTGAAAAAGAAATCATTGCCCAAGCGGTGCTGTTACTCTTCGCTGGACATGAGACTACTACTTCGATGCTGACTTGGTTCTGTACAGAGTTAGCCCGTCATCCAGAAGTACTGGAAAAAGCAAGAGTTGAACAATTGCAACTTGCAAGTCAAGCTGATTTAGATTTAGAACAATTAGGGAAAATGCCCTATTTGGAGCAGGTTTTGTGGGAAGTTGAAAGGTTGCATCAACCTGTCGGCGGTGGGTTTCGTGGTGTGATTAAAGACTTTGAATTGAATGGTTATCACGTACCTACTGGTTGGCAGTTATACTACTCAATTGGAGTTACTCACCAAATTGAAGAAATATATTCTGAGCCAGAACTCTTTGACCCAGACCGTTTTAGTCCTCAACGGCAAGAACACAAAAAATATCCTTTTAGTTTAGTTGGTTTTGGCGGTGGTCCACGCATTTGTATTGGCATAGCTTTTGCCAAAATGGAAATGAAGATTGTTGCTGCTCATCTTCTACGTAGTTATCATTGGGAAATATTACCCAATCAAAGTTTAGAAGTAGTTGCGATTCCCACTAATCGCCCTAAAGATGGTTTGCGGGTTAGATTTCAACCTCGGTGA